A region from the Vibrio navarrensis genome encodes:
- a CDS encoding glycoside hydrolase family 16 protein: MLTIKYLPRLKPKGCVEKARKPPRIFYLLALLLSNTVYAGWEVQWIDTFEGEGVNWSNWTAQTQANYNNEVQCYTADDHSNQRNYDVSNGTLKIIARKERVNCPSLGGQSKSWTSGRLNSKDKREFLYGKLEARIRFHNLEKGTWPAFWMLENRIAEQPIKGDGDSAQWPQRGAGEIDVWEWYAHQPDRYITNFFNAEGCGAEYRYSYPNGAADVLDWHRYSIEWTKEKIDFFIDQTLVVSRDIRQCQQYHEPMFALINLAMGGMLGGAIDPNLQQATLEVDYIAHCQTSETSQSLYCNEEAPRKEPNQPEQPAVNASLSMYQNGLATTEISRTSGQVTVLADLELDPAEADNYSLYWQAQSLHNPIIDGKQLRFDPISMDKGQYQVGLSLVHIDDLDSTFSKQLYFSVTEPNNANGESNTSSAGATHFFSFAALLLLAIWRRKSNLSID, from the coding sequence ATGTTAACTATCAAGTATTTACCCCGTTTAAAGCCAAAGGGTTGTGTTGAGAAAGCGAGAAAACCACCCCGTATTTTTTACCTGTTGGCCCTGCTTTTGTCGAATACTGTGTATGCGGGCTGGGAAGTTCAGTGGATTGATACTTTCGAGGGAGAGGGGGTGAATTGGAGTAACTGGACGGCGCAAACTCAGGCAAATTACAACAACGAGGTGCAATGCTATACCGCCGATGATCACTCCAATCAAAGGAACTACGACGTTTCCAACGGGACTCTTAAGATCATTGCGAGAAAGGAAAGAGTCAATTGCCCCTCGCTCGGCGGCCAAAGCAAATCTTGGACGTCGGGACGCCTTAACTCGAAAGACAAACGCGAGTTTCTGTATGGAAAACTTGAGGCAAGAATTCGTTTTCATAACCTAGAAAAAGGGACTTGGCCTGCATTTTGGATGCTGGAGAACCGCATTGCGGAGCAACCGATAAAAGGCGATGGAGACAGTGCTCAATGGCCGCAAAGAGGGGCTGGGGAAATCGATGTTTGGGAGTGGTATGCGCACCAACCTGATCGCTATATCACCAACTTCTTTAATGCCGAGGGCTGTGGTGCTGAATACCGTTATTCTTATCCAAATGGTGCCGCCGATGTACTGGATTGGCACCGTTATTCGATTGAATGGACAAAGGAGAAAATTGATTTCTTTATCGATCAAACTTTGGTGGTTTCACGAGATATTCGTCAGTGTCAGCAATATCATGAACCGATGTTCGCCTTAATCAATCTCGCGATGGGGGGGATGCTGGGTGGGGCTATTGATCCGAACTTGCAGCAAGCAACCTTGGAAGTGGATTATATCGCACACTGCCAGACGAGTGAGACAAGCCAGTCACTTTATTGTAACGAAGAGGCTCCTCGTAAAGAGCCCAACCAACCAGAACAACCCGCGGTTAATGCCTCATTAAGCATGTATCAAAATGGTCTTGCGACCACAGAGATCAGCCGAACATCAGGGCAAGTGACGGTGCTGGCCGACCTCGAACTGGATCCCGCCGAAGCCGACAATTATAGCCTCTACTGGCAGGCTCAATCGCTACACAACCCAATTATCGACGGTAAGCAATTGCGCTTTGATCCAATCTCGATGGATAAGGGGCAATATCAGGTCGGTTTATCTCTCGTACACATCGATGACCTTGATTCAACCTTCTCAAAACAGCTGTATTTTTCCGTGACTGAGCCAAACAACGCAAACGGGGAAAGTAATACCTCTTCAGCAGGCGCAACACACTTCTTCTCTTTTGCGGCGCTGCTATTACTGGCGATTTGGCGCCGAAAATCCAACCTCTCTATTGATTAA
- a CDS encoding carboxypeptidase-like regulatory domain-containing protein, with translation MRKMPSILGALLCSTLLAGCGGDSGTKPSPDTNLPSLNQLTVAIRNANDQQPIGNAEVIVTSETQKNYRRTTDAQGRAQFQLESGRYQIASAPTGFQAGQLNVTLADSDQSVNLDLEKEAIVGGSDLYLFHSDYEDSHYMQFWGDTWGSGANVENISNDATFTRALKISSGTNWGFGAAIAWGNEQANAIDARAYNYAQFYLKPSGFTQVEVVVNGFSIPEQKITYPMSDGEAIGNGWLKFEVPIPSVADLSWFGLVFLSDQNSSVMLSNLSFIHKEVQLSEPTGPAPVPNVTDSQAFSIFSDSLQEDKFVSLWNENWWNAPIYSSGVIEGNHYSRYEIAGAGSNGGVVGIQYGIEYGSVDVSKHDVWNIDLYAESGIDRISLQLVSTDGSASYEITNPFTNQWVSYAIPMSSMLANDPNALNTKQMQMAGIQMWGAAGKALFVDDFYFSGSAEQHQLAVTVKNEKGQPLQNATVFVGQDGEYDTAYKQSTNASGVASLQLSKGKQKVKATAEGYGVAQWLTTLDNSLQTTISLEPLKPGPTTPAPVPNVDSKAVISLFSDALTSDSWITYWSDNWWNAPKHELVNILGNQSAKFTPTPDGVSGGVTGIQYGIERPVDASNKSGMHLDLYLTSGINKVQFQLLSSGGPLIYTLDSLETGKWLSVELPFTAADGNNASFDQSKMQQLGMALWGSTSDSVYLDNIYFY, from the coding sequence ATGAGAAAGATGCCTTCAATATTGGGTGCATTGCTTTGCTCTACCTTGCTGGCCGGATGTGGTGGTGATTCAGGTACGAAACCGTCACCAGACACAAATCTGCCGTCTTTAAACCAGTTAACCGTAGCCATTCGTAATGCCAATGATCAACAACCGATCGGCAATGCAGAGGTGATCGTCACATCTGAAACGCAAAAAAACTATCGCCGCACCACCGATGCACAGGGAAGAGCGCAGTTTCAGTTAGAAAGCGGTCGTTATCAAATCGCCTCTGCTCCAACAGGTTTTCAAGCTGGCCAACTGAATGTCACGTTGGCCGATAGCGATCAGTCGGTCAATCTTGATTTGGAAAAAGAGGCCATTGTGGGTGGATCCGATTTGTATCTGTTTCACTCCGACTATGAAGATTCCCACTACATGCAATTTTGGGGTGATACTTGGGGATCCGGTGCTAATGTAGAAAATATTAGTAACGATGCAACCTTCACTCGTGCTCTTAAGATATCCAGTGGCACGAACTGGGGATTTGGCGCCGCAATCGCTTGGGGAAATGAGCAAGCTAACGCCATTGATGCGCGAGCTTACAACTATGCGCAGTTCTACCTCAAGCCAAGCGGTTTCACTCAGGTGGAAGTGGTGGTTAACGGGTTTAGCATTCCTGAACAGAAAATCACCTATCCAATGAGCGATGGAGAGGCGATCGGCAATGGTTGGCTCAAATTTGAAGTGCCAATTCCCTCAGTGGCGGATTTGAGTTGGTTTGGTCTTGTTTTTCTCTCGGATCAAAACAGCAGCGTGATGCTGAGCAACCTCTCCTTCATTCATAAAGAGGTACAACTCAGCGAACCAACCGGTCCTGCACCCGTGCCCAATGTGACCGACTCACAGGCGTTCTCTATTTTCAGTGATTCACTGCAAGAGGATAAGTTTGTCTCGTTGTGGAATGAGAACTGGTGGAATGCGCCAATTTACTCATCCGGCGTTATCGAGGGCAACCACTACAGTCGTTATGAAATCGCAGGGGCGGGAAGCAATGGCGGTGTTGTAGGCATTCAGTATGGTATTGAGTATGGCAGTGTCGATGTGTCCAAACATGATGTCTGGAATATTGACCTGTATGCCGAATCTGGCATCGATCGTATCTCTTTACAGCTCGTTTCTACCGATGGCTCGGCAAGCTACGAAATTACCAATCCCTTTACTAACCAGTGGGTTAGCTATGCGATTCCGATGTCCAGTATGCTGGCCAATGATCCCAATGCCCTGAACACCAAACAGATGCAAATGGCTGGTATTCAGATGTGGGGGGCGGCAGGAAAAGCGCTCTTTGTCGATGATTTCTATTTCTCTGGCAGCGCAGAGCAACACCAGTTGGCCGTGACTGTCAAAAATGAAAAAGGGCAACCTTTGCAAAACGCAACGGTTTTTGTCGGTCAAGATGGTGAATATGACACCGCATACAAACAGAGCACCAATGCCAGTGGTGTTGCCAGTTTGCAACTGTCAAAAGGCAAGCAAAAGGTCAAAGCCACGGCAGAGGGGTATGGTGTGGCTCAATGGTTGACAACACTAGATAACTCGCTTCAAACAACGATTTCCCTTGAGCCTCTGAAGCCTGGTCCTACAACGCCAGCACCAGTACCAAATGTTGACAGCAAAGCAGTGATCTCGCTGTTTAGTGATGCATTAACGAGTGATTCATGGATAACCTATTGGTCAGATAACTGGTGGAATGCACCCAAGCATGAATTGGTTAATATTTTGGGCAACCAGAGCGCGAAATTTACACCAACACCTGATGGCGTCAGTGGTGGTGTGACAGGAATACAGTATGGTATTGAACGCCCTGTTGATGCGAGTAACAAATCCGGCATGCATCTTGACCTTTATCTCACCTCTGGCATCAACAAAGTACAGTTTCAGTTACTCTCATCTGGCGGACCACTTATCTATACGTTAGATAGTCTAGAGACGGGAAAGTGGCTGTCGGTTGAGCTGCCTTTTACAGCAGCCGATGGTAATAACGCCAGCTTCGATCAAAGTAAGATGCAGCAGTTAGGTATGGCACTTTGGGGATCAACCAGTGATAGCGTCTATTTAGACAATATCTACTTTTACTAG
- a CDS encoding glycoside hydrolase family 16 protein, with translation MRKNKYFQCHQIAIAISIGLLAGCSQTGSSESASGTDFVQTKKPVMLQDKPTTPSAKWQLVWADEFDGSEINKRNWSLEQNCWGGGNNEQQCYTKRSRNAFVQDGYLHIVAHKESFTGPDDADGKPGMNKTLPFTSARLRSKDRRDHKYGRFEIRAKLPSGQGTWPAIWMLPTDNKYGTWAASGEIDIMEAVNLKAQSDAPGAQAGDAENRIYGSLHYGKTWPDNVYSGQGASLPNNINPADDFHTYAIEWEEGEIRWYVDNIHYATQTQDEWYSQYKVDGSLVNAKGAAPFDERFHLLLNLAVGGSWAANANEKGVDKSDFPKTMLVDYVKVYRCSVDRWKGKGCASIGEQAVKVKGHKAPAILAQDDSYADGPMLDIFSDSLNSNLAYGSYDPMDIVSHQEVADGEHGQVLKITKQNGAGNLYFRSPTTDVSHWLESGELIFDIKVESMTDGSELMVKIDSGWPKTSDMTVALPPTGQWGEVRIKLADLLAQSNRFAAGNKADPSIINNLLVFEPTAAMTFSLDNIRFEKR, from the coding sequence ATGAGAAAAAACAAATATTTTCAGTGCCATCAAATCGCCATTGCCATTTCAATCGGTTTGCTAGCGGGTTGTAGCCAAACAGGTTCGAGTGAGAGCGCTTCCGGTACCGATTTTGTTCAAACTAAAAAGCCAGTGATGCTACAAGATAAACCTACGACACCGAGCGCAAAGTGGCAGCTGGTATGGGCGGATGAGTTTGATGGGAGTGAAATCAACAAACGCAATTGGAGCCTTGAACAAAACTGTTGGGGTGGTGGCAACAACGAGCAGCAGTGTTATACCAAGCGCAGTCGCAATGCTTTTGTGCAAGATGGCTACTTGCACATTGTGGCGCACAAAGAGAGTTTCACTGGCCCGGATGATGCCGATGGTAAACCGGGGATGAACAAAACTTTGCCGTTTACCTCGGCACGTCTGCGCTCTAAAGACAGGCGTGACCACAAATATGGCCGCTTTGAAATTCGCGCCAAACTGCCATCTGGTCAGGGAACTTGGCCAGCAATTTGGATGCTGCCGACCGATAACAAATATGGCACTTGGGCGGCCTCTGGTGAAATCGACATTATGGAAGCGGTTAACTTAAAAGCACAATCCGATGCGCCGGGAGCGCAAGCGGGTGATGCTGAAAATCGCATTTACGGCAGCCTGCACTATGGCAAAACGTGGCCAGACAATGTCTACAGTGGTCAAGGCGCTTCGCTGCCGAACAATATCAACCCAGCAGATGACTTCCACACCTATGCGATTGAGTGGGAAGAAGGGGAAATTCGTTGGTACGTCGACAACATTCACTACGCCACACAAACTCAAGATGAGTGGTACAGCCAATACAAAGTCGATGGTTCTTTGGTCAACGCCAAAGGCGCAGCACCGTTTGATGAGCGTTTTCATTTGCTGCTCAACCTTGCCGTGGGCGGCTCTTGGGCGGCCAATGCGAATGAGAAAGGCGTGGACAAGTCGGACTTCCCCAAAACCATGCTGGTGGATTACGTGAAGGTGTATCGCTGCTCGGTTGATCGCTGGAAAGGCAAAGGTTGTGCGAGCATCGGTGAGCAAGCGGTGAAGGTCAAAGGGCATAAAGCCCCAGCGATTTTGGCGCAAGACGATAGCTACGCCGATGGGCCAATGTTGGATATTTTCTCCGATAGTCTCAACAGTAACTTGGCCTACGGCAGCTATGATCCAATGGATATCGTGTCTCACCAAGAAGTGGCCGATGGCGAACACGGTCAAGTGTTGAAGATCACCAAACAAAATGGCGCAGGCAACCTCTATTTCCGCTCACCCACCACCGATGTGAGCCATTGGTTAGAGAGTGGTGAGTTGATCTTTGATATCAAGGTGGAGTCGATGACCGATGGCAGTGAGTTGATGGTGAAAATCGACAGCGGCTGGCCAAAAACCAGTGATATGACGGTGGCACTACCACCGACGGGTCAGTGGGGCGAAGTGCGTATTAAGCTGGCGGATTTGCTGGCGCAGTCCAACCGCTTTGCGGCTGGCAACAAAGCAGATCCGAGTATAATCAATAATTTATTGGTGTTTGAGCCGACAGCCGCGATGACGTTCAGTTTGGACAACATTCGTTTCGAAAAGCGCTAA
- a CDS encoding carbohydrate porin — translation MKLSKLTLACLVATAGLSATPMVHAEKSDGFEFHGYFRAGALYSENDDFKRAKFPASKERLGRLGIESDNHFELALQKNFENDDGQKIRIKTRVGADNAQSAGNNQLGTNADAANSSIGMVETFVEFDGVTETGTLWGGTRFYGKDNYIFMTDFFYTDMSGTGAGIEGVQLGGYKWDFAYIASDNAEGEWWALNANNPMHSVHVGVDLDGVELHAMAKYLPDNMVDGKEYASNGMEMTAIVHTDSVFGLSDKGFTKYIAQAGKGLGSGQLLGGTLTTYNAWKPGNGALEGPANMKKVESGDISARALVWGGYFFENGVSIFHSIQGQYNDLDNGGKDSWASAMIRPSFPVSKNFFIATEAGYQYNKWEDANGVGDDATNYKLTVAPTIIVPTGFGPAPEIRFLATYLDGSARDKADLLVGIQADMWW, via the coding sequence ATGAAACTTTCTAAGCTTACCCTTGCTTGTCTAGTCGCGACGGCAGGTTTATCCGCTACACCGATGGTTCACGCTGAAAAATCCGATGGTTTTGAGTTCCACGGTTATTTCCGTGCTGGTGCGCTTTACAGCGAAAACGACGATTTCAAACGTGCGAAATTCCCAGCATCGAAAGAACGTCTAGGTCGCTTAGGTATTGAATCGGATAACCACTTTGAGCTTGCGCTACAGAAAAATTTTGAAAACGATGACGGGCAAAAAATCCGCATCAAAACCCGCGTCGGTGCCGATAACGCACAGTCAGCCGGCAACAACCAACTTGGCACTAACGCCGATGCGGCGAACAGCAGCATCGGTATGGTGGAAACCTTCGTTGAGTTTGATGGTGTGACCGAAACGGGCACGCTTTGGGGCGGTACGCGCTTCTACGGTAAAGACAACTACATCTTCATGACCGACTTCTTCTATACCGATATGTCCGGCACCGGAGCGGGTATCGAAGGTGTTCAACTTGGTGGTTACAAATGGGATTTCGCTTACATCGCCAGTGACAATGCCGAAGGTGAGTGGTGGGCGCTGAATGCGAACAACCCAATGCACTCTGTTCACGTTGGTGTCGATTTAGATGGCGTTGAATTGCATGCCATGGCGAAATATTTACCAGATAACATGGTCGATGGTAAAGAGTACGCGAGTAATGGTATGGAAATGACGGCCATCGTCCATACAGATAGTGTGTTTGGCCTGTCAGACAAAGGCTTTACTAAGTACATCGCGCAAGCAGGTAAAGGCCTTGGCTCTGGTCAGCTACTTGGCGGCACGCTCACCACTTACAACGCATGGAAACCGGGCAATGGCGCGTTGGAAGGTCCGGCCAACATGAAAAAAGTCGAAAGTGGCGATATTTCTGCTCGAGCACTGGTCTGGGGTGGTTACTTCTTTGAAAATGGCGTGAGCATCTTCCATTCGATTCAAGGTCAATATAATGATCTGGATAACGGTGGCAAAGACAGCTGGGCATCGGCGATGATTCGTCCTTCTTTCCCGGTTTCAAAGAACTTCTTCATCGCGACAGAAGCGGGTTATCAGTACAACAAGTGGGAAGACGCAAACGGCGTGGGTGACGATGCGACCAACTACAAACTGACGGTTGCACCAACCATTATCGTCCCAACCGGCTTTGGCCCTGCGCCGGAGATTCGTTTCCTCGCTACGTACCTCGACGGTTCTGCGCGTGACAAAGCGGACCTTCTAGTGGGTATTCAAGCAGACATGTGGTGGTAA
- a CDS encoding helix-turn-helix domain-containing protein → MSITYQLHHHLRYPHFKFAYVDGHHHSDFGLHKHDFSELFLVVSGKGNHLVASHVYPLTAGDVFVINGDIEHAFQDVDQLIIINLMFEAGTPFFETPSLRMLSGYQAMFKVEPIARQTGEYRAKLTLDGEQLPQIAQLIEAIHREYQNGESGFETMLTSLMQQLVITLARMYQQQTHDLPKTTLALSRALIFIEQHFADGSIHSGEIAQAAFVSQRQLERLFKQFLNTSPNLYLREMQLNYGRDLLSNEPGMSIQQVSEQCGFSDSNYFSKRFKQKFGQSPRQYVAQQK, encoded by the coding sequence ATGAGCATCACCTATCAGTTGCACCATCATCTTCGCTATCCCCACTTCAAATTTGCTTACGTTGATGGCCACCACCACAGCGATTTTGGCCTGCATAAACACGATTTTTCTGAGCTGTTCTTGGTGGTGAGTGGCAAAGGCAACCACCTTGTTGCTTCTCATGTCTATCCGCTCACTGCTGGGGATGTGTTTGTGATCAACGGCGATATTGAGCACGCTTTTCAGGATGTCGATCAGTTAATCATCATCAATTTGATGTTTGAAGCAGGCACGCCCTTTTTCGAAACGCCTTCATTGAGAATGCTTTCTGGCTATCAGGCGATGTTCAAGGTCGAGCCGATTGCTCGCCAAACCGGTGAATATCGCGCCAAGCTCACGCTCGATGGCGAGCAACTGCCGCAAATTGCCCAGTTGATTGAAGCGATTCACCGTGAGTATCAGAACGGGGAAAGCGGCTTTGAAACCATGCTCACCAGTTTGATGCAGCAATTGGTGATTACTCTGGCGCGTATGTATCAGCAGCAAACGCACGATCTGCCGAAAACCACACTGGCACTGAGCCGCGCGCTGATTTTTATTGAGCAGCATTTTGCCGATGGCAGCATTCACAGCGGAGAAATTGCCCAAGCGGCGTTTGTCAGCCAGCGACAACTCGAGCGGCTGTTTAAGCAGTTTCTCAACACCTCGCCTAACCTTTATTTGCGTGAAATGCAGCTCAATTACGGGCGCGATCTCTTGAGTAACGAACCTGGTATGTCAATTCAGCAAGTATCGGAGCAGTGTGGGTTCAGTGACAGCAACTATTTTTCCAAACGCTTTAAACAGAAGTTTGGTCAAAGCCCACGCCAATACGTGGCGCAACAAAAATGA
- a CDS encoding glycoside hydrolase family 3 protein: MRNPAIEKAQQALVSVSRQAAAEGIVLLKNDDQALPIQPSQVLSLFGRCQIDTYRSGTGSGGAVNVPYAVTALQGLQANPTIQLNTSLVALYQDWLAHHPFDDGGGGWAAEPWFQHEMPLTDEVVAQAASQSDKALVFIGRTAGEDKDYADEAGSYRLTELETDMLTKVCRHFSCVIVVMNVTNIIDMSWLTRLENHHAIKAVLYSWAAGMEGGHALADVLSGAVSPSGRLTDTIANRLQDYPSSAHFGRKDFNLYAEDIYVGYRYFETFAPEVVQFEFGAGLSYSQFEHRLLQCSSDVVDAGGDLTNAKSLYFEIEVRNIGQQFSSKEVVQLYVEAPQGQLGKPARALCGFAKTSELAPNGSEVVRISVPVALLASFDDSGASGYPNSYVLEAGQYHFYFGGSVRQAQKIDATWWVEHTTSLETLSEACAPTRQFERLVPAERHANGVYQPRYQPVPQRTVDLAQRIEANLPPTYAFTGDQGIKLADVAQGRASLEAFVAQLTAEQLAILVRGEGMCSPKVTPGTAAAFGGVCTSLFEFGIPVAAAADGPSGIRMDSGHQATQVPIGTLLACTWNTELNQQLYYLLGQELQAYQIDTLLGPGINIHRHPLNGRNFEYFSEDPLLTGWIAAAQTTGLKQAGVSGTIKHFAANDQETARVDVDSVMSQRALREIHIKPFEMAVKYGQASTIMTSYNPVNGHWAASNYDLNTTILRGEWGYTGIVMTDWWAKMNHPVDGGEESKRFTGYMLRAQNDLYMVVENDAAERNPMEDDTLQALDRGELTLGELQRSAMNICRFILQAPVMNRPLQAYQAVKPFAPLADALPDAALLLPVTQRMVVNSQNHCELWVEAAQAGHYLCFAEMAYDREPLAQSSCSVSINGEFAMSLPTNGTEGKTVEIEGIAILLQAGIYRIDTQFVKKGAELKTLRFEWQA, translated from the coding sequence ATGAGAAATCCAGCGATAGAAAAAGCGCAGCAAGCACTGGTGTCAGTGAGCCGACAAGCCGCGGCAGAAGGCATTGTCCTGCTGAAAAATGATGACCAAGCACTGCCGATTCAGCCATCGCAGGTGCTCTCTTTGTTTGGCCGTTGTCAGATAGATACCTATCGCAGCGGCACGGGTTCTGGCGGCGCGGTGAACGTGCCTTATGCGGTGACTGCATTGCAAGGTTTGCAAGCCAACCCCACTATTCAACTCAATACTTCGTTAGTCGCCCTGTATCAAGATTGGCTAGCCCACCATCCGTTTGATGATGGCGGCGGTGGCTGGGCGGCAGAGCCTTGGTTTCAACATGAAATGCCACTGACCGACGAGGTGGTGGCGCAGGCTGCGTCGCAGTCAGACAAAGCGCTGGTGTTTATTGGCCGCACCGCCGGTGAAGACAAAGATTACGCCGATGAAGCAGGCAGCTACCGCTTAACGGAATTGGAAACGGACATGCTAACCAAAGTATGCCGCCATTTCTCCTGTGTGATCGTGGTGATGAACGTCACCAACATTATCGATATGTCGTGGTTAACTCGCCTTGAAAACCATCACGCGATCAAAGCGGTGCTCTACAGTTGGGCGGCGGGAATGGAAGGCGGTCATGCGCTGGCCGATGTGCTGTCTGGGGCTGTCTCACCCAGTGGCCGTTTGACCGATACCATCGCCAATCGTTTGCAAGATTACCCTTCATCTGCCCATTTTGGCCGCAAAGATTTCAATCTCTATGCGGAAGATATTTACGTTGGCTATCGCTACTTTGAAACCTTTGCCCCAGAAGTAGTGCAGTTTGAATTTGGTGCGGGCTTATCCTACAGCCAATTTGAGCACCGTTTGCTGCAGTGCTCGAGTGACGTGGTCGACGCTGGCGGCGATCTCACCAATGCCAAGTCGCTCTATTTTGAGATTGAAGTGCGCAACATCGGCCAGCAATTTAGCAGCAAAGAAGTGGTGCAGCTGTATGTTGAAGCGCCTCAAGGCCAACTTGGCAAACCGGCCAGAGCGCTGTGTGGATTTGCAAAAACCAGCGAACTAGCGCCAAACGGCAGCGAAGTGGTGCGCATCAGTGTACCGGTGGCTTTGCTGGCGTCGTTTGATGATAGCGGCGCGAGTGGCTACCCAAACAGTTATGTGCTTGAAGCAGGGCAGTATCATTTCTACTTTGGCGGCAGCGTGCGCCAAGCGCAGAAAATCGACGCGACATGGTGGGTTGAGCACACCACCTCACTGGAAACGCTCAGTGAAGCCTGCGCGCCAACCCGTCAGTTTGAGCGTCTTGTGCCTGCCGAGCGCCACGCCAATGGCGTCTATCAACCCCGCTATCAGCCTGTGCCACAGCGTACGGTGGATCTGGCGCAGCGAATTGAAGCCAACTTACCGCCAACCTATGCGTTCACGGGCGATCAAGGCATTAAGCTGGCCGATGTCGCCCAAGGCCGCGCCAGCCTAGAAGCGTTTGTTGCCCAACTCACAGCTGAACAACTGGCCATTCTGGTGCGTGGTGAAGGCATGTGCAGCCCGAAAGTGACGCCGGGTACCGCCGCGGCGTTTGGTGGGGTATGCACTTCACTGTTTGAGTTTGGTATTCCGGTGGCCGCGGCGGCCGATGGCCCATCGGGCATTCGTATGGACAGTGGCCATCAAGCGACCCAAGTGCCGATTGGCACACTGCTCGCATGCACGTGGAACACCGAGCTCAATCAGCAGTTGTATTATTTGCTGGGCCAAGAGTTGCAAGCCTACCAAATCGACACCTTGCTCGGCCCGGGTATCAACATTCATCGCCATCCACTCAATGGCCGTAATTTCGAATATTTTTCGGAAGACCCACTGTTAACCGGTTGGATTGCGGCTGCGCAAACCACAGGCTTAAAACAAGCGGGTGTTTCCGGCACCATCAAACACTTTGCGGCCAACGATCAAGAAACCGCACGAGTGGATGTAGATAGCGTGATGTCGCAGCGCGCGCTGCGTGAAATCCACATCAAGCCGTTTGAAATGGCGGTGAAGTATGGTCAGGCTTCCACCATCATGACTTCCTACAATCCGGTCAACGGCCATTGGGCGGCGTCCAACTACGATCTCAACACCACCATTTTGCGTGGTGAATGGGGTTACACCGGCATCGTGATGACCGACTGGTGGGCGAAAATGAATCACCCCGTGGATGGGGGGGAAGAGAGTAAGCGCTTTACTGGCTATATGCTGCGAGCGCAAAACGATCTCTACATGGTGGTGGAAAACGATGCCGCCGAGCGCAACCCGATGGAAGATGATACGTTGCAGGCGTTAGACCGAGGTGAGTTAACCTTGGGCGAGTTGCAGCGCAGCGCGATGAACATCTGCCGCTTTATTTTGCAAGCGCCAGTTATGAATAGACCGCTGCAGGCGTATCAGGCGGTGAAACCTTTTGCGCCGCTAGCGGACGCATTGCCCGATGCCGCTCTGCTGTTACCGGTAACGCAGCGCATGGTGGTGAACAGCCAAAACCATTGCGAACTCTGGGTGGAAGCAGCGCAAGCAGGGCATTATCTCTGTTTTGCCGAAATGGCCTATGATCGCGAGCCATTGGCGCAATCCTCTTGCAGTGTGAGCATCAACGGTGAATTTGCTATGTCGCTGCCTACCAATGGCACCGAGGGAAAAACCGTTGAAATCGAGGGCATCGCCATCCTTTTACAAGCGGGGATTTATCGAATCGACACCCAATTTGTGAAGAAAGGAGCCGAGCTGAAAACCTTGCGTTTTGAGTGGCAAGCGTAA